One Ignavibacteria bacterium genomic window carries:
- the ppdK gene encoding pyruvate, phosphate dikinase, with amino-acid sequence MSHKYVYYFGGGKADGNAEMKDLLGGKGANLAEMININLPVPAGFTITTEVCTYYYKNKKTYPKVLETQIKDALAKVEKQMGAKFGDSKNPLLVSVRSGSRASMPGMMDTVLNLGLNDKTAETLIKKTGNERFVYDSYRRFVQMYGDVVMDLKPKDKNQVDPFEEIIHKKKEARGIKLDIDFTVKDLKELIKEFKSAIKTETGKDFPTDPMKQLWGAVGAVFKSWMNDRAIVYRKLNSIPEEWGTAVNVQSMVFGNMGDTSGTGVAFTRNPSNGEDEFYGEFLMNAQGEDVVAGIRTPLPISKLKKENKRIYDQLEEIREILEQHYRDMMDIEFTIQEEVLYMLQCRVGKRTGYAAVKIAVDMVKEKLINEREAVIRVEAEQLNQMLRPIFDEAQKNDMIKKGKLLTKGLNAGPGAASGRVYFNSFDAVNAAARGEKVILVRIETSPEDIRGMNAAQGILTSRGGMTSHAALVARQMGKVCVAGCGDLDIDYLLKTITVKNKSHKIHEKDYLSIDGSTGEVIIGELHPKASEILQVLVDKTMKPKDSVTYNYYSTFMKWVDANRRLKIRTNADQPDQSENAIAFGAEGIGLCRTEHMFFGGDRIDAVREMILAYSEEGRRKALEKILPYQRDDFEKIFLVMKDRPVTIRTLDPPLHEFLPKTEIEMRKLANQIGTNFDEIKYKVDSLHEFNPMLGHRGCRLGVSFPEITEMQARAIFEAAALVIKKGIKVKPEVMIPLVSHINEFKLQEDIIRRVAAEVMKAKKVKIDYMVGTMIEIPRAALTARQIAGRAQFFSFGTNDLTQMTYGISRDDSSHFLPKYLEVDVLEKDPFVTVDVDGVGMLIRFAVREGRDVNKNLKIGICGEHGGDPETISFCETNGLDYVSCSPFRVPIARLAAARAQLKANGLNTKETKIKKTKAKKK; translated from the coding sequence ATGTCTCATAAATACGTCTATTACTTTGGCGGAGGAAAAGCCGACGGCAATGCGGAGATGAAAGACCTTCTTGGCGGAAAAGGCGCAAACCTTGCCGAGATGATTAATATCAACTTGCCTGTCCCCGCAGGATTTACAATCACTACTGAGGTTTGCACATACTATTATAAGAATAAAAAAACTTATCCGAAAGTTTTAGAAACTCAGATTAAAGACGCGCTTGCAAAAGTTGAAAAACAAATGGGAGCAAAATTCGGAGACAGCAAAAATCCTTTGCTTGTCAGCGTGCGTTCGGGCTCCCGTGCTTCAATGCCTGGAATGATGGACACGGTTTTGAATCTCGGCTTGAATGATAAAACAGCCGAAACTCTCATCAAAAAGACCGGCAACGAAAGATTTGTTTATGATTCATACAGAAGATTCGTGCAGATGTATGGCGACGTTGTGATGGACTTGAAACCGAAAGATAAAAACCAGGTTGACCCGTTTGAAGAAATCATTCACAAGAAAAAAGAAGCCCGCGGTATAAAGCTGGATATAGATTTCACTGTAAAAGACTTGAAAGAACTTATCAAAGAATTTAAATCTGCTATCAAAACCGAAACAGGAAAAGATTTTCCGACCGACCCGATGAAACAGCTTTGGGGCGCTGTCGGAGCTGTTTTCAAATCCTGGATGAATGACCGCGCGATTGTTTATAGAAAGCTTAACAGCATTCCCGAAGAATGGGGCACCGCTGTCAACGTGCAATCAATGGTTTTCGGAAATATGGGAGATACCTCAGGCACAGGCGTTGCATTTACGAGAAATCCTTCCAATGGTGAAGATGAATTTTACGGTGAATTCCTTATGAATGCGCAGGGTGAAGACGTTGTAGCAGGTATCAGAACACCTCTTCCAATCTCAAAACTAAAAAAAGAAAATAAAAGAATATATGACCAGCTTGAAGAAATAAGAGAAATTCTTGAACAGCATTACCGTGACATGATGGACATTGAATTTACGATACAGGAAGAAGTTTTATATATGCTTCAATGCCGTGTCGGTAAAAGAACAGGATATGCTGCGGTGAAAATTGCAGTTGATATGGTGAAAGAAAAATTAATCAACGAACGTGAAGCAGTGATTCGTGTTGAAGCTGAACAGTTGAATCAGATGCTCAGACCGATTTTCGATGAGGCACAAAAAAATGATATGATTAAAAAGGGAAAGCTTCTTACAAAAGGTTTAAATGCAGGTCCCGGAGCTGCAAGCGGAAGAGTTTATTTCAATTCTTTTGATGCCGTAAACGCCGCTGCGCGCGGTGAGAAAGTAATTCTCGTAAGAATCGAAACATCTCCTGAAGACATTCGCGGAATGAATGCCGCTCAGGGAATTCTTACTTCTCGCGGCGGCATGACCTCGCATGCAGCGCTTGTTGCAAGACAGATGGGCAAAGTCTGTGTTGCGGGATGCGGTGATTTGGATATCGATTATCTTCTTAAAACAATTACCGTTAAAAATAAATCTCATAAGATTCACGAAAAGGATTATTTATCAATAGACGGTTCTACAGGCGAAGTAATCATCGGCGAGCTTCATCCTAAAGCGTCTGAAATTTTACAGGTGCTTGTCGATAAAACAATGAAACCTAAAGATTCGGTAACATATAATTATTATTCCACTTTCATGAAGTGGGTCGATGCAAACAGGCGTTTGAAAATCAGAACAAACGCTGATCAGCCCGACCAGTCCGAAAATGCAATTGCATTCGGAGCGGAAGGCATAGGGCTTTGCAGAACCGAGCATATGTTCTTCGGCGGTGATAGAATCGATGCTGTCCGTGAAATGATTCTTGCCTACAGCGAAGAAGGTCGCAGAAAAGCGCTTGAGAAAATTCTTCCTTACCAGCGTGATGACTTCGAAAAAATATTTTTGGTAATGAAAGACCGTCCTGTAACAATAAGAACTCTCGACCCTCCTTTGCATGAGTTTCTGCCAAAGACAGAAATTGAAATGCGTAAGCTCGCAAATCAAATAGGTACTAACTTCGATGAAATAAAATACAAGGTCGACTCGTTGCACGAGTTCAATCCGATGCTTGGGCATCGCGGATGCCGTCTTGGTGTTTCATTTCCTGAAATCACCGAAATGCAGGCAAGAGCAATATTCGAAGCAGCCGCTTTGGTTATCAAAAAAGGAATAAAAGTGAAACCCGAAGTTATGATTCCGCTTGTGAGTCATATCAACGAATTTAAGCTTCAGGAAGACATAATCCGCAGAGTTGCCGCTGAAGTTATGAAAGCGAAAAAAGTCAAGATTGATTACATGGTCGGAACGATGATTGAAATTCCGCGCGCTGCATTGACTGCGCGTCAGATTGCCGGAAGAGCGCAATTCTTTTCTTTCGGAACGAATGACTTAACTCAGATGACTTATGGCATTTCACGTGATGACTCAAGCCACTTTCTCCCTAAATACCTTGAAGTAGATGTGCTTGAAAAAGACCCATTTGTTACCGTTGACGTTGATGGTGTAGGAATGCTTATAAGATTCGCAGTTCGTGAAGGGCGTGATGTAAATAAAAATTTAAAAATTGGAATTTGCGGGGAACACGGTGGTGACCCTGAAACAATTTCATTTTGTGAAACCAACGGACTGGATTACGTAAGCTGTTCGCCGTTCAGAGTCCCTATTGCGCGTCTTGCTGCAGCAAGAGCACAACTAAAGGCAAACGGCTTAAATACAAAAGAAACAAAAATCAAAAAAACAAAAGCTAAAAAGAAGTAA
- a CDS encoding PTS sugar transporter subunit IIA, with protein MKISDILTEQTIMVNLDAADKTEAINKMVDLANNSGRVLNLERVRECVFDREKLVSTGVGKGFAIPHGKTDEISDVVAAFGITKKPIDFDSIDSEPVRFIFLLVGKDSLLNVHIKLLSRISRIMNKDEFRGKLLLAKNSADVLKLFQEEEQHITDV; from the coding sequence ATGAAAATAAGTGACATCTTAACTGAGCAGACAATTATGGTTAACCTTGATGCAGCGGATAAAACCGAAGCAATAAATAAAATGGTTGACCTTGCAAACAACTCGGGAAGAGTATTGAATCTTGAGAGAGTTCGTGAATGCGTATTCGATCGTGAAAAGCTCGTATCGACGGGAGTCGGCAAGGGGTTTGCAATCCCCCACGGAAAAACAGATGAGATTTCTGACGTCGTTGCGGCGTTCGGCATTACAAAAAAACCGATTGATTTTGATTCCATTGATTCCGAACCTGTAAGATTTATTTTCCTGCTTGTTGGCAAAGACAGCTTGCTTAATGTTCATATAAAACTGCTTAGCCGAATTTCCAGAATTATGAATAAAGATGAGTTTAGAGGAAAACTTTTGCTCGCTAAGAATTCTGCGGATGTCTTAAAGCTTTTTCAGGAAGAAGAACAGCATATTACCGATGTTTAA
- a CDS encoding four helix bundle protein, translated as MESNSENIIRKKSFDFAVRIIKLYKYLVKNKKEFVLSKQVLRCGTSIGANVEEGIGGISKADFSNKLSIAYKESRETNYWLRLLKETEFIDPKMFLSLFNDNEEISKILFSIIRTSRGKK; from the coding sequence ATGGAAAGTAATTCTGAAAATATAATTAGAAAGAAATCCTTTGACTTTGCTGTTAGAATAATCAAACTATATAAGTATTTAGTTAAAAACAAAAAAGAGTTTGTTCTTTCAAAACAAGTTTTAAGATGTGGTACTTCTATAGGTGCAAATGTTGAAGAAGGAATCGGTGGAATAAGTAAGGCAGATTTTTCAAATAAACTTTCAATAGCTTATAAAGAGTCAAGAGAAACAAATTATTGGCTAAGACTTTTGAAGGAAACTGAGTTTATTGACCCAAAAATGTTTTTATCATTGTTTAACGATAATGAGGAAATAAGTAAAATTTTATTTAGTATTATAAGAACTTCAAGGGGTAAAAAGTAA
- a CDS encoding PDZ domain-containing protein: MKKNQIQYTLSFSKPQNNYCDVEILVSTDSEESLLFSMPVWTPGSYLIREFGRHIERVKAFNENGKELEVFKINKNTWQVNCAGASEVKLTYSVYCNELTVRTSQVNIDHAFISSSGVFMFVRGRLDSKCILKINPYKTWKEISTGLRKIAKNKYEAENYDNFIDCPIEIGNQEIIEFTVAGKKHYICMAGKGNYNADTLKKDFKKIVEVEKDLFDDLPYEDFTFIILLVKNGGGGLEHKNSFAAIGDRNLFDNPERYKRFLGLISHEFFHLWNVKRIRPVALGPFDYDNENYTKMHYVTEGWTSFYDNVFLRRADILNDEEYIEYIERDVNDIMRFSGRFKQSLEESSFDNWIKYYRQDENNRNSQISYYTKGALVAMMLDIEIIRATNARKSLDNVLKLLWQDYKNNPERGYDDARIKELCEQVSGKNLKSFWKNYIAGTKDLPLEEYLGYAGIDMTNKNAEDKISLDVEYTVVLDSVIQITKVYEGGTGFEAGLNFKDRIISINGETVTKANYDAVLNANETGDELIVRIDRDGLEKEIKVTLLTAIPVYKLSLTKYPTENQLKVFNKWIKG, translated from the coding sequence TTGAAAAAAAACCAGATTCAATATACTCTGTCTTTTTCCAAACCCCAGAATAATTATTGCGATGTAGAAATTCTTGTTTCAACTGATTCGGAAGAATCTCTGCTATTTTCAATGCCCGTATGGACCCCCGGTTCTTATTTAATACGTGAGTTCGGCAGACACATAGAGCGTGTAAAAGCATTTAATGAAAACGGCAAGGAGCTTGAAGTATTTAAAATAAATAAAAATACCTGGCAGGTCAACTGCGCAGGCGCAAGTGAAGTCAAACTGACTTATAGCGTTTACTGCAATGAACTGACTGTCCGTACAAGCCAGGTGAATATCGACCATGCATTTATTTCTTCTTCCGGTGTATTTATGTTTGTTCGCGGACGGCTTGACAGCAAATGCATACTTAAAATTAATCCATATAAAACCTGGAAAGAAATTTCAACCGGATTAAGAAAGATTGCTAAAAATAAATATGAAGCTGAAAACTATGATAACTTTATTGACTGTCCGATTGAAATCGGCAATCAGGAGATAATTGAGTTCACCGTTGCCGGCAAAAAACATTATATCTGCATGGCAGGAAAAGGAAATTATAATGCAGATACATTAAAGAAGGATTTCAAAAAAATTGTAGAAGTTGAAAAAGATTTATTTGATGATTTACCCTATGAAGATTTTACATTCATAATTCTTCTTGTAAAAAATGGCGGCGGCGGGCTTGAACATAAAAATTCCTTTGCAGCAATTGGTGACAGAAATCTTTTTGATAATCCCGAAAGATACAAAAGATTTTTAGGGCTAATCTCACATGAGTTTTTCCATTTATGGAATGTAAAACGAATCAGACCTGTTGCTCTTGGTCCGTTTGATTACGACAATGAGAACTACACAAAAATGCATTATGTAACAGAAGGCTGGACAAGTTTCTATGACAATGTCTTTTTAAGAAGAGCTGACATACTTAATGACGAAGAATATATAGAATACATCGAACGTGATGTAAATGATATAATGAGATTTTCGGGACGCTTTAAGCAGTCGCTTGAAGAATCAAGCTTCGATAACTGGATAAAATATTACCGCCAGGATGAAAACAACCGCAACTCCCAAATTTCATATTACACGAAAGGTGCGCTTGTTGCAATGATGCTTGACATAGAAATAATTCGCGCAACTAACGCAAGAAAATCTCTCGATAATGTTTTAAAATTATTGTGGCAGGATTATAAGAACAATCCTGAACGCGGTTATGACGACGCAAGAATAAAAGAGCTGTGCGAACAGGTAAGCGGAAAGAATCTCAAATCGTTCTGGAAAAACTACATTGCCGGAACAAAGGACCTGCCTTTGGAAGAATATCTTGGCTATGCCGGTATTGACATGACAAATAAAAATGCTGAAGATAAAATCAGTCTTGATGTTGAATATACTGTTGTTTTGGATTCTGTAATCCAAATTACAAAAGTTTATGAAGGCGGAACAGGATTTGAAGCAGGATTAAATTTTAAAGACAGAATAATTTCCATTAACGGCGAGACCGTAACAAAGGCAAACTATGATGCAGTCCTTAACGCAAACGAAACAGGTGATGAACTTATTGTAAGAATCGACAGAGACGGACTCGAAAAAGAAATCAAAGTTACTTTGTTAACTGCAATTCCTGTTTACAAACTAAGTTTAACAAAATACCCGACCGAAAATCAGCTTAAGGTTTTTAATAAGTGGATTAAAGGATAA
- a CDS encoding sugar phosphate nucleotidyltransferase, translating to MQAVIMAGGFGTRLRPLTNNIPKPMVPVVNKPMLEHIFNLLKLHGITDFVMLLYFMPDKIQEYFGDGKDFGVTIRYVTPDADYGTAGAVKYTEEFIDDKFVVISGDVLTDFNLTEVMQFHNKRNSLATISLYSAENPLQYGIVLTNDEGKIVRFLEKPSSSEVFSDTINTGIYCFNKQIFDFIPKGENYDFSKDLFPKLLGLNEALYGYKCKGYWRDVGNLEEYMLANMEALRGDLYYIKQKNAAGNCIDKSVKFGNGAIIENSIIGKDCVIDSGAVIRNSVLWRNVHVGSKVNLLFDVIGNHCTIGANTRVNDFVFIGDNCEIGKNVFISSSIKIWDKKQIDNNAKITKSLIYEDTFFNELFTDSRISGLSNLQINPEFAAKLGAVYGAYIGENKKIIIGRDIDDVSNMIKRAITSGLLSAGSSVIDLQLIPIPMLRQELKSGNGSGGIFVRKSPFDKATSDIIFFDKDGKDLSSNKTKSIERLFFSEEYQRASFYNVGSIRFPERTNEKYEDFFLSCLNVNVIKKRKFKLVIDYSYGITAEILPNILGEFDIQIVSLSGYLDKDKITRPINEFNKAFENFTHVIKALDYDLGFMIDAGGEKTWLVTPDGKKLDGHRFLVLVLKLFLMTHPGVKKVAVPVQATSEVDLVAKEFGVEVVRVKDSHYAMMMACEDKEVKFVGGVMGGFLFPEFLHATDGMFSIAKILEMLAISGVTIEQLDKETPRLYMVKENLTCPKEEKGKVMRQFMEDTISFKQQLIDGVKLFLNGVDTGVDTVLFIPDKDRNIIHLNIETESKEKSEKLLKEYKEKALKYIPE from the coding sequence ATGCAGGCTGTCATAATGGCGGGAGGGTTCGGTACGAGGTTAAGACCCCTGACCAATAACATTCCAAAGCCGATGGTTCCGGTAGTTAACAAGCCGATGCTTGAGCATATTTTTAATCTGCTTAAGCTTCATGGAATCACCGACTTTGTTATGCTGCTTTATTTTATGCCTGATAAAATTCAGGAATATTTCGGAGATGGAAAAGATTTTGGTGTTACTATAAGATATGTGACTCCTGATGCAGATTACGGAACAGCCGGAGCAGTCAAATACACGGAAGAATTTATTGATGATAAGTTTGTTGTTATAAGCGGCGACGTTCTTACAGATTTTAATCTCACCGAAGTAATGCAGTTTCACAACAAAAGAAATTCTCTTGCGACCATCTCTCTTTACAGCGCAGAAAATCCTTTGCAGTACGGAATTGTGCTCACAAACGATGAAGGAAAAATAGTCCGCTTTCTCGAAAAGCCCTCATCTTCAGAAGTTTTTTCCGATACAATAAACACAGGGATTTATTGCTTCAATAAACAAATTTTTGATTTCATACCTAAAGGAGAGAATTATGATTTCTCAAAAGATTTATTTCCAAAATTGCTTGGCTTGAATGAAGCATTATATGGCTACAAATGCAAAGGTTACTGGCGTGATGTCGGAAACCTGGAAGAATATATGCTTGCAAATATGGAAGCGCTTCGGGGTGATTTATATTATATAAAACAAAAAAATGCTGCAGGAAACTGCATTGATAAATCGGTGAAATTCGGCAACGGAGCGATTATTGAAAATAGTATTATTGGTAAAGACTGCGTCATCGACAGCGGTGCCGTAATCAGAAACTCGGTTTTATGGCGAAACGTGCATGTCGGCTCAAAAGTAAACTTGCTTTTTGACGTTATCGGAAATCACTGCACAATCGGAGCAAACACACGAGTCAACGATTTTGTTTTTATTGGCGATAATTGCGAAATCGGCAAGAATGTTTTTATAAGCTCGAGCATAAAAATCTGGGATAAGAAACAAATCGACAACAACGCAAAGATTACAAAGAGCTTAATTTACGAGGATACTTTTTTTAATGAACTGTTCACCGATTCAAGAATTTCAGGACTTTCAAACTTGCAGATAAACCCCGAGTTTGCTGCAAAGCTCGGCGCGGTTTATGGCGCTTACATCGGTGAAAATAAAAAAATCATTATAGGCAGAGACATCGACGATGTATCGAATATGATTAAACGCGCAATAACAAGCGGACTACTTTCAGCGGGAAGCTCGGTTATTGATTTGCAGTTAATTCCCATTCCGATGTTGAGACAGGAGCTTAAAAGCGGTAACGGTTCAGGAGGTATATTTGTGCGCAAATCGCCTTTCGATAAAGCAACTTCCGACATTATATTTTTTGATAAAGACGGAAAAGATTTATCAAGCAACAAAACAAAATCAATCGAAAGATTATTTTTCAGTGAGGAATATCAGCGCGCATCGTTTTATAATGTGGGCAGCATCCGTTTTCCCGAACGAACCAATGAGAAGTACGAAGATTTTTTCTTAAGCTGTCTTAATGTTAATGTTATCAAGAAAAGAAAGTTTAAACTTGTAATTGATTATTCATACGGAATAACTGCTGAAATACTCCCGAACATTTTAGGTGAGTTCGACATACAAATAGTTTCGTTATCCGGTTACCTCGATAAGGATAAAATCACCCGGCCGATTAATGAGTTTAACAAAGCATTTGAGAATTTTACTCATGTAATAAAAGCGCTTGATTATGATTTAGGTTTCATGATTGATGCAGGCGGTGAAAAAACCTGGCTCGTAACTCCCGACGGTAAAAAGCTCGATGGGCACCGTTTTCTTGTGCTTGTATTAAAATTATTTTTAATGACTCATCCCGGTGTGAAAAAAGTTGCCGTGCCTGTTCAGGCAACTTCTGAAGTTGACCTTGTTGCAAAAGAATTCGGCGTTGAAGTTGTTCGCGTAAAAGATTCGCACTATGCAATGATGATGGCTTGCGAGGATAAAGAAGTTAAATTTGTCGGCGGCGTAATGGGAGGATTTTTATTCCCGGAATTTTTACATGCAACAGACGGAATGTTTTCAATTGCAAAAATTCTTGAAATGCTTGCAATTAGCGGCGTAACAATTGAACAGCTCGACAAAGAAACACCGCGTCTGTATATGGTTAAGGAAAATCTTACCTGCCCAAAAGAAGAAAAAGGGAAAGTGATGAGGCAGTTTATGGAAGATACGATTAGCTTTAAACAACAGCTTATAGATGGTGTAAAACTATTCCTCAATGGAGTTGATACGGGAGTCGATACGGTTTTGTTTATTCCCGACAAAGACAGGAATATCATTCATCTTAATATTGAAACCGAATCAAAAGAAAAATCGGAAAAACTTTTAAAAGAGTATAAAGAAAAAGCATTAAAATATATTCCCGAATAA
- a CDS encoding LemA family protein, with protein MKIKYFIAIILLAFVSLNFSGCGYNTLVSQEEAVNSAWAQVENQYQRRADLIPNLVKTVQGAADFEKSVLTEVTDARSRVGQTNITAGDLSDPAKFQQFQQAQDQLSSALSRLLVVAENYPQLKANESFLQLQSQLEGTENRISVERRRFNEVVQEFNSNVRSFPTLIVAKIFGFKEKAYFKGKEGSENAPDVNFDFNKKEK; from the coding sequence ATGAAAATTAAATATTTTATTGCAATAATACTTTTGGCATTTGTTTCTTTGAACTTTTCAGGATGCGGTTATAATACCCTCGTGAGCCAGGAGGAAGCAGTCAATTCCGCATGGGCGCAGGTTGAAAACCAATACCAAAGAAGAGCTGACCTTATCCCGAATCTTGTAAAAACCGTTCAGGGCGCGGCTGATTTTGAAAAATCTGTTTTAACTGAAGTAACCGATGCTAGAAGCAGAGTCGGACAAACAAATATTACTGCAGGTGATTTAAGTGACCCGGCAAAATTCCAGCAATTCCAGCAGGCACAAGACCAGCTTTCAAGTGCTCTTTCCAGATTATTGGTTGTTGCAGAAAATTATCCTCAGCTGAAAGCAAACGAAAGTTTTCTTCAGCTTCAGTCGCAGCTTGAAGGAACGGAAAACAGAATTTCAGTTGAACGCAGAAGATTTAATGAAGTTGTTCAGGAGTTTAATTCAAATGTAAGAAGCTTTCCTACGCTTATAGTGGCAAAGATATTCGGCTTCAAAGAAAAAGCATACTTTAAAGGAAAAGAAGGAAGTGAAAACGCTCCTGACGTAAATTTCGATTTTAATAAAAAAGAAAAATGA